The genomic stretch GGCTTTGAGACGGAGGACTCGAGCGACGAGACGGAAAACTCCGGCGACGCCGAGAACCCGGGCACCGGTTCGGATTCGGATGAAAACCCGGAACAGGAGAACCCTGAGGCCAAATAACCTCACGTCGTAAAATGCTGTGGGTGTGTCGAAATCTGTCGACACACCCACAGCTTTTTTCTGCCCACTATGGGTCACCCAACGATGGGCACGCCTCACCTAGGCGAGAACGCGGCTCCCAATACTTCAGAGATCTCCGTCGTCAAAGTCATCATCGTCAAAGTCATCTAAGTCCGTATCCCCGCGTGGGGCCGGAATCCCCGGTTGAGTATTCGGCGTGGATCGTTCGGCGGCACGGTATCCGTGGCTGACTCCCGAAAGAAAAATGGTGGCGTCGTGCACCCGCGGGTAACGTGCCAGAACCGCCTTGAATCGTGCACCATGACCATCGCGGGGCTCAACTAAGTGGGCCAATTCGTGGGCCAACACGTAGTCCTGCACCCATTGGGGCAGTGGACGCAATTTCTCCGACAGTCTGATCTGGCGGGTGTGCAGGCTTGCTGATCCCCAGCGACTGTTTTGATTTGATACCCACCGAACGCCCGCGGGCGAGGCTTGGGATCCAAATAATTCCGCATCCATCGCTCGAGCCCGTTGTAGCAGCTGCGCATCTGGATCAATCGAGCTCCCGGCAACGACCTTGCGCATGACCTTTTTAACCATGTCAGCTACCAGCAATCGTTCGGCCTGCTCACCGAGGCCGACCGGCACCGAGACGACCATCGTGTTCTGCTTCCATGCCCCGGAAATAGTCTTTTTGCGCCTCGCCGAGCGCACCACACGAATTGCAGTGCCGTTGCTATCAACGTATTCGCTCGTAGTTGATTGGGTGCTCATCTCAGTTTCCTTCCGCCCCGTTCCCTTCTTCTACCGCACCTCGCGGTACTCCCCCAGTCCACTTTCCCGCTCCAGGGTGTGGATACCCGTCGCTCCGCGTCGTTCCGGTGCCAGTCTGGTGGGACTCAAGGCGCCAGAGAAATGATGAGATGTGGTGCCTAACTCTTCAAAGGGGCACCATCATGAGGATCAAACCGGGAGTGCAGGTTCTCAGCTTAGTTGAGGGCACCATCCAGATTGGAACGGGCCAGCATGCCCGGTGGATAACTGGACTGAGCGCTGACGAACGGCGTTTTGTGCTCTCCCTGGCCACGGGCGCACCACCTAGCCCCTCCGCGCCCATCTCCGGTGTTGTCTTGAAAAAGGATAGGCGCAGCGAGATCTTGGGCATTCTCGCTCCGGTCCTTGTGCCGTCGGTCCCCCATTCGGGCAAAGACGTGGAGGCGGCGCTGGGCAAAGGTCTCGGGGCCCGGATGATGCCAGATGTTCTGCAATGGAGCTCGGCTTACCGGCTGGATGCGACACGCGCGCTGAAGGCTCGGAGGGAATCCAGGGTCGCGCTCTATGGATGTGGACGCACAGGACAACTCTTGGCACACATTCTCGCCGCTGCCGGGGTGGGAGGACTGATGCTTTCGGATTCGGAGGATTTCGACGCGGAGGATCTGGGAGCTGCCACGGCCGGCATCACCGCTGTGGGGACCCAGCGGGCCCGAGCCACGGCACGATCATTGCAACCCCTCTACCCGCATTTGGCGGTTGCCGAATCCGCAGTCAGGAGCCCTGGCGCTCCGCCGCTGGACATCTCGGTAGTCATCGGCGAAGGAGCGCTGCCGCCAGTGCGTTCACTGGCACAGGATGAGGCAATGATCCCGGTGCTCTTCACCGATGCGGGCGTGCGCATCGGTCCAATGTCCATCGACGGCCTGAGCATGTGTGCGCCCTGTGTGTGGGAGCAATGTGACCCCACCGTGCGCATGTTGGACAGCCACGCCGGCGAAAACAACCGCCAGCTCCTGCGGCCCGAAGCGTCGTTGGCGGCCGTGACGGCGGGTGTCACCGCCATGCAAGTGCTGATGCTCATCGATCGCATCAACGTCCCGACAACTGTGGATTCGATGATCACCTGGGATTTATCCACCGGAGGCGGATCGAGTACTCCCGCGAAGCAGCGTCCTCACTGCACCTGTCTGGATGGTCGTGCCGCCTAGGACAATGGTTGCGGCAACGTAGGTAGGCATCGTTCCAGCACCCCTGTGCGTAGTCGTGGGAGCGCCCTGGCTTGCCTCGCGTGACGGAGCGGTGCTTGGCGGGTGCCGGGACACTGGTTGGAGCGCCTTGGGTTCCGATGAACTTGTGCTGTGCTAACTGCTTACTGGTGGCAAACGAGACGGGACGCCACTTTGCTCGCGTCCCGCGTTGTAAAAGCCAGAGCAGCGCCCGGCTAGACAAAAACGGACCCGTTCGGGGTCTTGCCCATGCCGATGCTTCAAATTTGGGAGAACGCATTCAACTCGTACGTGCCGCCGACAACCAGCCGCACTCGCCGGTCCCCGATATGGAAGCATTCCTTGTCGTTGCCGTTGAGGATCCGACGTGACGACCCTTTCTCGACGCCGATCTCGCCGCGGAAGTTGTGGGACCCTGGTTCGACACGGAACGTGTTGGCTGAGACGTGATCGAAAACCGTTCCGCCATCGTAGGTGTCGGGGGTCATGGACCCTGCGGCCGGGCCCAGCGTTTGCAGAAGGTCGAGACGGCGATACACCCACGAGTCTTGCGCCCCCTGGTGCATCAGTGGCTCAAGGAGCCGTGGTCCCCCACGGTTCTGTGCGGGCAAGGCTCGGTCGGCAGAGGTCAATTCTTAGACATATGAGCCGAACTCGAGACGTCTCTACTCCGCCGAATCCCCGGCGAGGATCGCCAGTACCGCCTCGCCATAACGCTCCAGTTTGCTCTTGCCCACCCCGGAGATCTGCCCCAGTGCCGAAACGTTGCTGGGGTTATTCTCAGCGATGGCCATCAACGTGGCATCGGTGAAGATCACGAAGGCCGGAAGTGAATTCGCTTGGGAGACCTGCAGGCGCCAAGCGCGAAGAGATTCAAACACTGCCTCGTCATAACCCGCCGGGCAGCCACCACAACGTCCCAGCTTTCGCTCCGAGGCGCTCGAGAGCAACGTTCCACAGACCCGACACAGCGGCGGCGTGGCTGCGGCCCTGCGCTTGGTACTGCGCGCTGGAGTTGCAGTACGTGAAGAACCGGAGGGACGCAATCCGTCCAAGAAACGGGAGGGCCGTCGATTGGCTCGACCACCCGGGGTACGAGCCAAGGACCACGAGAGTCCCAGATATTTCCGTGCGCGGGTGATCCCTACATATAGCAGTCGACGTTCCTCGTCGTAACCTGCCTGGTCATCCGCGAAGGAGATGGGCATCAGACCTTCGGAGAGCCCGACCAAGAACACCGCGTCCCATTCCAAGCCCTTGGCCGCGTGCAGCGAAGCCAGAGTCACGCCCTGCAGGGTTGGCGCGTGCTGGCTAGCGGCGCGTTCCTCCAGTTCAGCAACAAATAGATTCAACGTAAAAGGGATCTCCGAACCGGCTCGAGAGACTGCCATTTCGTCGGCGAGCGCAACCAGTGCGGAAAGCGACTCCCACTTTTCCCGAACGGCACCCGAGGCTGCCGGAGCGGTTGCACTGTAGCCAAGGGAGACCAAGATGTCGCGGGTGAGCTGTGGGACGGACTCGACTCCGGGCTCGGTGGTGGTGTTACGTGCCGCCGAGCGCAATTGCAGCATCGCATCGCGCACCTCGCGGCGAGCGAAGAATCGTTCCCCACCGCGGAGCAGGTATCCAACTCCGGCGGAAGCCAGTGCTTGCTCATAGGCAGCGGATTGGCCGTTGGTGCGGTACAGGATGGCGATCTCCGACGCCGGGGTGCCCTCGGAAATGAGCTTCTTGATCCGGGCAGCGATTTCCGCTGCCTCGGCCTCGTCGTCCTTGGCCTCCAGGAAACTGGGGTCGGGTCCGTTCTCTCGCTGGGCAACAAGTTCTAGCGGTGTGGGCCAGTGGATGTCGCGGTCGGGAACTCCCGCCTCCGGTTGACGGGCAGCCAAGACACGGTTGGCCAGGTGCACCACCTGCGGCGTGGACCGATAATCGCGCACCAGCTTGACCACCGGTGCGTGTTCATACCTATCGGTGAAGTCCAGGAGGTGGCGCGGGGTAGCACCAGTGAAGGAATAAATGGTCTGCGAGGCGTCACCCACCACACAAAGTTCATCGCGCCCGCCCAGCCACAAGTCCAGTAGACGTTGCTGCAGCGGGGAAACGTCCTGATACTCGTCAACGACGAAGTGGCGGTACTGCTCGCGTACCGAAGCGGCAACGCGGGGGTCATCCTCCAAAATGGCCACGGTGAGTAGCAGAACGTCCTCGAAGTCGATGAGCTGCCGATCGGTCTTCACGTCTTCGTAGGACTGGAAGATCCGAGAGACGGTGATCGGATCCAATCCCCCGGGCTGCCCGCGGTCCGCCGCTGCTGCTACATAAGATTCTGGCGTGAGCATCGAGACCTTTGCCCATTCGATCTCGCTGGCCAAGTCACGCACCGTGGCACGGTCGGCGGTGGTGCGCAGTCGACGTGCGGCCTCGGTGATCAGCGGCGCCTTGTAGTCAACGATGTTTGGCAGTTGACCGCCAATGGCCTGTGGCCAGAAGTACTGCAGTTGGCGCAGGGCCGCCGCGTGGAAGGTCCGGGTCTGCACCGCACCGGCACCAAGATCGCGTAGTCGTGAGCGCATCTCGGCGGCGGCCCGGGCGGTGAAGGTTACCGCCAAGAGTGAGCTCGGTTTGTAAACGCCGGTGTGCACACCATAGGCAATGCGGTGAGTAATGGCCCGGGTCTTGCCGGTTCCGGCACCGGCAAGTACGCAGAGCGGTCCCTGCAGCGTCGTGGCGACTTGTCGTTGTTCTTCGTCCAGTCCGCCGAGGATGCGCTCCTCGATGCTGCCGGTTCCAGTCTCTTCGGTCATGTCCTAGTTTTCCAAGTGTTCGGGCTGGGGCAATACGCCACCAAACCAATTTTCGATCAGGGCGCTGGCGATGGAGACACCGGCTGGCACACCAATCTCGCCGGTGCGAACGGCATCGGCCAATTCCTCACGCGTGAACCAGCGCAGGTCGATGATTTCCTCCCCATCGGGGAACAACTCGGTACCGGTGGCGACCGCGGTGAATCCGAGCATCAGTGAACGCGGGAACGGCCACGGTTGGGATCCCATGTACCGCGGATCCTTCACGATAACACCGGATTCTTCGGCGACTTCGCGGATGACCGCCGCCTCCAGGGACTCCCCCGGGTCAACAAATCCGGCAAGGGTGGAGAATCGAGTCCCACCCCACGCCTTGTTGGCACCCAAAAGTAGGCGGTCCGCATCGTCGGTGATGGCAACGATGATGGCAGGATCGGTGCGTGGGAAGTGTTCTCGCCCCTCCGCCGCGCAGAATTTGACCCATCCGGAGGCACGAAGCGTCAGCGGGCCACCGCATCCCGCGCAGAAGTTTGTTGCATGATTCCAGTTGGCAATCGCTACTGCCTCAACAAACAGGCCGGCATCTCGAGCACCTAACCCGGCTGCTACATCGCGCAGGCCCAGCCATTGACCCGGGTGCAGTTCATTAGAACTCTCGGGTGCCGCCCACGCAGCGGGGGTCTGCTCGAAACTGTGCAATACGATCTCGGTTGAGCCATCAAACCCCAGATATATCTCTGTGCCACCTTCGGGCAGATCCGCTGCGAGCATCAGCACCAGTTCACCGTCAAGTACCCGGGCGCGACCACCAATCATCACGAGGTAGCGAGTGGCTTCGGCGGCACGCAGCGAATCGAGCCAGTCATCTTGGGCACGGCTTTCGCTACGCCGGTCGCTGGTGGCGCGGGCTAGGGGCAAGGCGCCGAGAGCCGGGAAGCTGGTCACTGGTTGCAGCACGGAATCACTCATGGAATCAACCGTACTGAGCTTGGGGCCCCAACACCTACTCCCGGGTCCGCGTTGTGGCTATCGGCGCATAAATCGGTTCTCGGTTCCTGTACTTCCTCTGGGGTGTTGGTGCCCCACTCGTGAGCGATTTAGTAGCGAAAGACGCGACTCGCCGCCGCCCGAAGGCGACGGCCCGGCTGACTCGGTCTACGGTGGATGATGTGAAACGCTCTCCCATGGAACTCGCTGCCATCGCCACCGCCGCGGTACCCGGCTTGGCCCCCACGGGCGTGGCCACGCTGCCGGACGACGGCAACGACTTCGACTCAGTGCTCATTGTTGACGCGGCTAAAAATCGCTGGCGGGTGCGCTCCCCGCGCCACGAAGAAGCCAGCATGCGCCTTGAATCTGAGCTGGCGGCGCTGCGTGCCTTTTCCGCTGGCATCCGTGCCTCGCTCCCCTTCCAGCTACCCTCGGTCGCCGGTACCGTGCGGCAGGGTCCACTGCGCACCTTCGTTTATAACTACCTGCCCGGTCGGCAGTACTCCCTTGAAGACCTGGTCTCCCTGGGCTCGCGCTGCGCCCGTGACCTAGGTATCGTGATGGCCGCCATCCACTCGATGCCAGATTCGGCGATCGATCGTGCGGACCTACCCGCGTACACCGCCGAACAGGTACGCCAACGTCGGCTTAATGAACTGGATGCGGCGGCAACCACCGGCATGATTCCCTCCCGCCTGCTGCGACGTTGGGAACATGCGCTAGAAGATGTGGCCCTCTGGCGCTTTAATGCCACGGTCATCCACGGCGACCTGCACGAAGATCAACTTCTGGTGCAAGATGCCAAGGTGGTTGCGGTGAATGGCTGGACCGATCTTCAGGTCGGGGACCCCGCCGATGACTTTGCCTGGTTGGCCGCCGTGCACGAGCAGTCCTTCGCCGATGCAACGTTCGAAAGCTACATTTCGGTACGCGGTGACCGTGCCGATCCGCACATCATGCGCCGGGCTTCCTTGGCCGCCGAATTTGCACTGGCGCAGTGGCTAGTTAAGGCCATCGCTGGCGGCGACGCGCAACGCATTGCCGAGGCGAAACTGATGCTCGAGGAACTGGATTCGGACATCGCAGAATACGGTGGACAACCCATTTCTGTGGTCGAACCACCGCGTGCCCAGCGTGCTGGCAACGAAGAGGACAGGCAGCCCGTCCCGGTCTCCGCAATCAGGTCCGTGGGCTCAGCGGATGCAGGGTCAGCGGCCGACGTTGACCGGGACGAATCGGATGCGAACGACGGAGAGGTCTCGTCGGTCGAACCGGCCACCTCGGCCATGAGAATCGTTCCGGTTCCGGTGCAGGCCATCGCGTCAAACCCGGCAAAGCCGTCAACGCCGCCGCAGCCCGTGGCAGCGCCGGCCAAGCCCTCCAACGAGCCGCGCCCCATGGTGAAGGTTGACTCCGACTCCTCGAAAACGGAAAAGGATACGGCGGGTGCCAAAGCCATCGAGCCCGAAACCAACGCGATCCCCATTCAGAAATTGGATCCGAAGTAACTACAGTTAACTGCCCAATCTGTGAAGAGGCGCCAACCCCACGGGGATGGCGCCTCTTCGCTGCGTTGACCTAAGAGTCGCTGCGTGGTGCTCGCTGCAATTCAGCCATGGACTCGGTGATCAGGGCCTCAAGCTCGGCCTCCGCTGCCAGATCATGCGGCCTGATGGTGATGCCCGAACCCACGTAGTAGAACGCCGCACGCACCTGCGAAACGTCGATTCCGCGCAATCTTGCCCAACCCAACCGGTACACCGCCAGCTGCAGCGCCTTGATGCGCAGTTCTTCGCCCCGTGGCACCCGCCCGGTTTTCCAATCCACCAACAGCCAAGCGCCGTCGGCCTCTTGGAAGATTGCGTCGATGCGCCCGCGCACCGACACCGGACCGATCCGCGTTTCGATGGCAGCCTCCACATAGGCTGGCTGTCGATCGGCCCATTCGGAGGCCAAGAAGGAGTTCTTCATGTCCTCCAGATCAAGAGCATCATCGATATAGGCATCCGCGGCTTCCATGTACTCGCCAAGATCCAGCATTCCGGTGGAGTCAAAGTACTCCTCCAGCCATGCGTGGAAGGCTGTGCCACGGCGAGCGGCGGTGCCGGGACGGCGCGGGATGGGACGACGCAACTCTGCCAGCACGGTTTTTGCGTCGGTGGCCAGGTCCACAAACACCGAGGCTCGCACATGCTTGGGAATGCCGACGGTACGTTCCTCGGCAGCTTCCTGCTCGCGGCGGGCCAGCAGTAGCTCGGCCTCCTTGAACCAGTTCTTGCCCGTGGGTGTATTCCACGCAGCGGTTTCCGCCGAGTCGTTCTCCTCCGGCACGGGAGGCGCAGCCCGTGCGACTCGATCCGCGGCGGTGAGCACCGCTTCGGCAGCGGCCTCCAATTTGGCTCGGCGCCCCGGTGGGCGTGGGCGCAACACACCTCCGCCGGTAATCGAGGGGCCTTCCAACGGGTCGTAGGGCCACCGAGCCTCCAACGGTTGTTCACGGAACGGGTTAGCCTCCGGCGCATCCTCATCGTCAACCCACTCTGCCACGAGGGCAGCGGGCTTTTCCCCCTCGCTCAGTGGGCGCATATCCAGCAGGAAACTCGAGGCGTCGGTGAGTTTGGTGCGCGTTCCGGTCCAGGCCGTCGCCGAACAGATCAACAAGGATTTAGCTCGGGTCAGTGCGACATAGGCAAGTCGCCGTTCCTCCAGCTCGGCATGATTCAACACCTCGGATTTGAACATGGCCTCGGCCTTCACCACGTCGAAAAGGCATTCTTGGTCGGTGTCCCATTGCGGCAAATCATGTTTGTCGCCACGCAGTGGCCAGGGAAGAGCGGAGTCGCCGCTGGTCCAGCGCGAGTCATTAGCGCTGGGGAAGATGCCTTCATTCATGCCCGTCACGGCAACCACGTCCCATTCCAGACCCTTGGAAGCATGGATCGTGAGCAATTGCACGGCATCGGGGTTTGATTCCCCGGGGACAATTGCTAAGCCGCCCTCCTTCTCGGCCGCTGCCTCCAACCAGGTCAGGAAACCGGCAAGGTCCACCCGGGTGGACGAGCTCGAATAGTCCTGGGCGATGTCGGCAAAGGCATCAAGATGACGTCGCGCCTCGTGAATTCCCACACCTGGCTTCGCTGCAACCTCGATATCCAGGCCCATGGCCCGTTCCGTCTCGCGCAGCAGGGTTTCGAGGTCATCGTCGACAAAGCCTCGTAGATACCGCAGCTCATCACGCAGTTTTGTCAGGCGAGCCAGGGCTGTGGCGCCCAATGATCGACCATCGC from Paeniglutamicibacter sp. Y32M11 encodes the following:
- a CDS encoding M48 family metallopeptidase codes for the protein MSTQSTTSEYVDSNGTAIRVVRSARRKKTISGAWKQNTMVVSVPVGLGEQAERLLVADMVKKVMRKVVAGSSIDPDAQLLQRARAMDAELFGSQASPAGVRWVSNQNSRWGSASLHTRQIRLSEKLRPLPQWVQDYVLAHELAHLVEPRDGHGARFKAVLARYPRVHDATIFLSGVSHGYRAAERSTPNTQPGIPAPRGDTDLDDFDDDDFDDGDL
- a CDS encoding ThiF family adenylyltransferase, producing the protein MRIKPGVQVLSLVEGTIQIGTGQHARWITGLSADERRFVLSLATGAPPSPSAPISGVVLKKDRRSEILGILAPVLVPSVPHSGKDVEAALGKGLGARMMPDVLQWSSAYRLDATRALKARRESRVALYGCGRTGQLLAHILAAAGVGGLMLSDSEDFDAEDLGAATAGITAVGTQRARATARSLQPLYPHLAVAESAVRSPGAPPLDISVVIGEGALPPVRSLAQDEAMIPVLFTDAGVRIGPMSIDGLSMCAPCVWEQCDPTVRMLDSHAGENNRQLLRPEASLAAVTAGVTAMQVLMLIDRINVPTTVDSMITWDLSTGGGSSTPAKQRPHCTCLDGRAA
- a CDS encoding ATP-dependent DNA helicase UvrD2 translates to MTEETGTGSIEERILGGLDEEQRQVATTLQGPLCVLAGAGTGKTRAITHRIAYGVHTGVYKPSSLLAVTFTARAAAEMRSRLRDLGAGAVQTRTFHAAALRQLQYFWPQAIGGQLPNIVDYKAPLITEAARRLRTTADRATVRDLASEIEWAKVSMLTPESYVAAAADRGQPGGLDPITVSRIFQSYEDVKTDRQLIDFEDVLLLTVAILEDDPRVAASVREQYRHFVVDEYQDVSPLQQRLLDLWLGGRDELCVVGDASQTIYSFTGATPRHLLDFTDRYEHAPVVKLVRDYRSTPQVVHLANRVLAARQPEAGVPDRDIHWPTPLELVAQRENGPDPSFLEAKDDEAEAAEIAARIKKLISEGTPASEIAILYRTNGQSAAYEQALASAGVGYLLRGGERFFARREVRDAMLQLRSAARNTTTEPGVESVPQLTRDILVSLGYSATAPAASGAVREKWESLSALVALADEMAVSRAGSEIPFTLNLFVAELEERAASQHAPTLQGVTLASLHAAKGLEWDAVFLVGLSEGLMPISFADDQAGYDEERRLLYVGITRARKYLGLSWSLARTPGGRANRRPSRFLDGLRPSGSSRTATPARSTKRRAAATPPLCRVCGTLLSSASERKLGRCGGCPAGYDEAVFESLRAWRLQVSQANSLPAFVIFTDATLMAIAENNPSNVSALGQISGVGKSKLERYGEAVLAILAGDSAE
- the nudC gene encoding NAD(+) diphosphatase, coding for MSDSVLQPVTSFPALGALPLARATSDRRSESRAQDDWLDSLRAAEATRYLVMIGGRARVLDGELVLMLAADLPEGGTEIYLGFDGSTEIVLHSFEQTPAAWAAPESSNELHPGQWLGLRDVAAGLGARDAGLFVEAVAIANWNHATNFCAGCGGPLTLRASGWVKFCAAEGREHFPRTDPAIIVAITDDADRLLLGANKAWGGTRFSTLAGFVDPGESLEAAVIREVAEESGVIVKDPRYMGSQPWPFPRSLMLGFTAVATGTELFPDGEEIIDLRWFTREELADAVRTGEIGVPAGVSIASALIENWFGGVLPQPEHLEN
- a CDS encoding macrolide 2'-phosphotransferase, with protein sequence MSDLVAKDATRRRPKATARLTRSTVDDVKRSPMELAAIATAAVPGLAPTGVATLPDDGNDFDSVLIVDAAKNRWRVRSPRHEEASMRLESELAALRAFSAGIRASLPFQLPSVAGTVRQGPLRTFVYNYLPGRQYSLEDLVSLGSRCARDLGIVMAAIHSMPDSAIDRADLPAYTAEQVRQRRLNELDAAATTGMIPSRLLRRWEHALEDVALWRFNATVIHGDLHEDQLLVQDAKVVAVNGWTDLQVGDPADDFAWLAAVHEQSFADATFESYISVRGDRADPHIMRRASLAAEFALAQWLVKAIAGGDAQRIAEAKLMLEELDSDIAEYGGQPISVVEPPRAQRAGNEEDRQPVPVSAIRSVGSADAGSAADVDRDESDANDGEVSSVEPATSAMRIVPVPVQAIASNPAKPSTPPQPVAAPAKPSNEPRPMVKVDSDSSKTEKDTAGAKAIEPETNAIPIQKLDPK